One stretch of Microcoleus sp. FACHB-672 DNA includes these proteins:
- a CDS encoding response regulator produces MLNDYLLLDGLRLLVVDDDPDTISLLTFLFEADGAELIAANSASEALQALKFFKADILISDIKLPEEDGYALIAKIRTLDAERGGNIPAIAMSGYVRDEDSREALSAGYDAHIAKPVNLDELVEVVTTLAARTGVLRGMDGSAEFPLAV; encoded by the coding sequence ATGCTTAATGATTATCTATTGCTGGACGGTCTGCGGTTGCTCGTTGTGGATGACGACCCTGATACGATATCTTTACTCACGTTTCTCTTTGAAGCAGACGGAGCAGAACTGATCGCGGCAAATTCAGCCAGTGAAGCCCTACAAGCACTGAAATTTTTTAAGGCAGATATCTTAATCAGCGATATTAAGCTGCCTGAAGAAGACGGCTACGCTCTGATCGCCAAAATTAGGACTCTTGATGCTGAGCGAGGTGGAAACATTCCAGCTATTGCGATGAGTGGATATGTCAGGGATGAGGATAGCAGAGAGGCACTCTCAGCCGGTTATGATGCCCACATAGCTAAGCCGGTCAATCTAGATGAGTTAGTCGAAGTTGTGACGACCCTTGCTGCCCGAACTGGGGTATTACGCGGAATGGATGGCAGTGCTGAATTCCCCTTAGCTGTTTAA
- a CDS encoding type II restriction enzyme, producing the protein MTKNDESWKKLFEQYNILEEVSKNGLFKIRAAQINEERESRLMAKFDHHVNLPEIFREHKLSILPISRNEYVIGHFDSYCSVEYNKETEVIPVNLPENIESIDYTNLYSESSALHCAFNIGIIDNLIEDGESTHYTVSGRMSTDSFEFSIGNLNNANQPYTIEVKNSQCEIDGGFESKNYFLLIEAKKSMIDDFLIRQLYYPYRLWSQKISKPVIPILMTYSNDTYTFFIYEFKNPQDYNSLILVSQKNYTIAHEEIQREDVSILFENIQLVAEPKNISIPQADIFEKVVDLLSLLVDKDLTKDEITENYQFDRRQTDYYTHASRYLGLIKKYKDPVTKKICFKLTNEAKSILRKRHKLKYLDFMKKILEHEIFYRCFELSIKNGGIPSKEQICEIMSRSNLGINPGTQGRRASTVRGWIEWIWAQI; encoded by the coding sequence ATGACTAAGAATGATGAATCTTGGAAAAAACTGTTTGAGCAATACAATATTTTAGAGGAAGTCAGTAAAAATGGTTTATTTAAAATCCGCGCAGCCCAAATCAATGAAGAAAGAGAAAGCAGATTGATGGCTAAGTTTGATCATCATGTTAACTTGCCAGAAATCTTTAGAGAACACAAACTTTCAATTCTACCAATATCTCGTAACGAATATGTTATTGGTCATTTTGATTCCTACTGTTCTGTGGAATACAATAAGGAAACTGAAGTAATACCTGTTAATTTGCCAGAGAATATAGAAAGCATTGATTATACAAATTTATACTCAGAAAGTTCTGCCTTGCATTGTGCATTTAATATAGGAATTATTGATAATTTGATAGAGGATGGCGAAAGCACTCATTACACTGTTTCAGGAAGAATGTCTACAGATTCTTTTGAATTTAGTATTGGAAATTTAAATAATGCTAATCAACCTTATACAATTGAGGTAAAAAATTCTCAGTGTGAAATAGATGGGGGGTTTGAGAGCAAAAACTATTTTTTATTAATAGAAGCTAAAAAGTCTATGATTGATGATTTTTTAATTCGACAACTTTACTATCCCTATAGGCTATGGTCACAAAAAATCAGCAAACCAGTCATCCCCATACTGATGACCTATTCTAATGACACTTATACTTTCTTTATTTATGAATTTAAAAATCCTCAAGATTATAATTCTTTGATTCTAGTTAGCCAAAAGAATTATACGATAGCCCATGAAGAAATACAACGAGAAGATGTTTCTATCCTTTTTGAGAATATTCAATTAGTAGCAGAACCAAAAAATATTTCAATTCCGCAAGCAGATATATTTGAAAAAGTTGTTGACTTATTATCATTATTAGTTGACAAAGATTTAACTAAAGATGAGATTACAGAAAACTATCAATTTGATAGGAGACAGACGGATTATTACACTCATGCAAGTAGATATTTAGGATTGATAAAAAAGTATAAAGATCCTGTAACTAAAAAAATATGTTTTAAGTTAACGAATGAAGCAAAATCTATTTTAAGAAAAAGACATAAATTAAAATATCTTGATTTTATGAAAAAAATTTTAGAACATGAAATTTTTTATCGATGCTTTGAATTAAGTATAAAGAACGGTGGAATTCCATCAAAAGAGCAAATTTGTGAAATCATGTCGCGAAGCAATTTAGGTATCAACCCAGGCACTCAAGGAAGACGTGCCTCTACTGTTCGAGGATGGATAGAATGGATTTGGGCACAAATTTAA
- a CDS encoding DNA adenine methylase: MSGNKVVKPFLKWAGGKRQLLPEILKYVPKKSLSKHTYYEPFIGGGALFFELQPKKAVINDSNWELINCYQVVKDLLDELIEQLTVYKNNNSEHYYYDVRDLDRSTKKYQSLSPVEKAARIIFLNKTCYNGLFRVNSQGQFNVPFGKYKNPNILDDAVLKAVSNYLNTNQVKLLNTDFEEAVKTAKKGDFVYLDPPYDPVSDTASFTGYDVNGFNREEQKRLKRVFDELTNRGCQVMLSNSCTDFIKELYKDYQDNFKIVRATRNINSNALKRGVVEEILVLNYNP, from the coding sequence GTGAGCGGCAATAAGGTAGTAAAACCTTTCTTGAAGTGGGCTGGAGGTAAAAGACAACTATTACCAGAAATTTTAAAATATGTTCCTAAAAAAAGTTTAAGCAAACATACATACTATGAACCTTTTATAGGGGGTGGAGCATTATTTTTTGAACTTCAACCCAAAAAAGCTGTTATTAATGATAGCAACTGGGAACTAATTAACTGCTATCAAGTTGTGAAAGATTTATTAGATGAGCTGATTGAACAATTAACAGTTTATAAGAATAATAATAGTGAGCATTACTATTATGATGTTAGAGATTTAGATCGGTCAACTAAAAAATATCAAAGTCTATCACCAGTAGAAAAGGCTGCTCGAATTATATTCTTGAATAAAACTTGTTACAATGGATTATTTAGAGTTAATTCTCAAGGCCAATTTAATGTTCCATTTGGTAAATACAAAAATCCCAATATTTTAGATGATGCAGTTTTAAAAGCTGTCAGTAATTACTTAAACACAAATCAAGTAAAACTTTTGAACACGGATTTTGAAGAAGCCGTTAAAACTGCTAAGAAGGGAGATTTTGTATATTTAGATCCACCCTACGATCCGGTATCAGATACAGCTTCTTTTACTGGCTATGATGTTAATGGTTTTAATAGAGAAGAACAGAAGCGATTAAAGAGAGTTTTCGACGAATTAACTAACCGAGGTTGCCAGGTTATGCTAAGTAACTCTTGTACGGATTTTATCAAAGAATTGTACAAAGATTATCAAGATAATTTTAAAATAGTAAGGGCTACAAGAAATATTAATTCTAATGCTTTAAAAAGAGGAGTTGTTGAGGAAATTTTAGTTCTTAACTATAACCCCTAA
- a CDS encoding DNA adenine methylase gives MQDLKTVSPRPFLKWAGGKGKLIQQYIPYFPTEFKTYYEPFLGGGAVFFHLLSAHSILTDINPELINAYRCVRDLVEAVILLLENHHLKHHKEYYYQVRSRAGTSEVERAARFIYLNKTCFNGLYRENSKGALNVPIGNYKNPTICNAELLRSVSVALKTAQIEVRPFDAVLNFAKTGKDFVYFDPPYYPLSPTSNFTAYSRHAFTEADQIKLKDIITKLVSLGVSVMLSNSDCLFIRELYKDFKIHTISAARAINSKGNKRGKIAEVLVTSY, from the coding sequence ATGCAAGATTTAAAAACAGTCTCTCCCCGTCCGTTTTTAAAATGGGCTGGGGGTAAAGGTAAGCTGATTCAGCAGTATATTCCTTATTTTCCAACCGAATTTAAAACTTATTATGAACCCTTTTTGGGCGGTGGGGCTGTTTTTTTTCACCTGTTGTCGGCCCACTCTATTTTAACAGATATTAATCCAGAATTAATTAATGCCTATCGCTGTGTAAGAGATCTGGTCGAGGCAGTTATCTTACTTTTAGAAAACCATCACTTAAAACATCACAAAGAATATTATTATCAGGTGCGTTCGCGTGCCGGCACTTCAGAAGTAGAAAGGGCGGCTCGTTTCATTTATCTCAATAAAACTTGTTTTAACGGTCTTTATCGAGAAAATTCTAAGGGCGCGCTTAATGTTCCGATTGGAAACTACAAAAATCCAACCATTTGTAATGCCGAGTTGCTGCGCTCGGTTTCAGTCGCACTGAAAACTGCTCAAATCGAAGTCAGACCTTTCGATGCTGTTCTGAATTTTGCCAAAACAGGCAAAGACTTTGTTTATTTTGATCCGCCCTATTATCCTTTAAGCCCAACCAGTAATTTTACCGCCTACAGTCGCCATGCTTTTACTGAAGCAGACCAAATTAAATTGAAAGATATTATTACAAAATTGGTAAGTTTGGGCGTAAGTGTGATGCTGTCTAATTCAGATTGTTTGTTTATTCGAGAACTGTATAAAGATTTCAAGATTCACACGATATCAGCGGCAAGGGCGATTAACTCAAAAGGGAATAAGCGCGGAAAGATTGCTGAGGTTCTTGTGACTTCTTATTAA
- a CDS encoding Crp/Fnr family transcriptional regulator, with amino-acid sequence MPVSKDSGRAGNQLLAALPAEEYQRLVPYLEKVELNNHQVLYNPNELIEFVYFPTQGVVSLLYAMEDGSTVEVGIVGAEGMVGIPVILGGMKTTNLALVQVAGYGMRLKASLLKSEFERGGVLQTLLLRYSQALLSFVSQTAACNRLHTLEERLSRWLLLVQHRLQSDELPLTQEYISQMLGTRRSGVTVAAGTLQQAGIISYKRGKINILNQENLEATACECYQVIQSEFARLLNLEQG; translated from the coding sequence ATGCCTGTATCTAAAGATTCCGGAAGAGCGGGAAATCAACTGCTTGCAGCGCTGCCGGCTGAAGAGTACCAACGCCTGGTTCCTTACTTGGAAAAAGTTGAACTCAACAACCACCAAGTGCTGTATAACCCTAACGAACTCATCGAATTTGTGTATTTTCCCACTCAAGGAGTGGTTTCTTTGCTTTACGCGATGGAAGATGGCTCAACTGTCGAAGTTGGAATAGTTGGAGCGGAAGGAATGGTCGGTATTCCCGTAATTTTGGGAGGCATGAAAACGACGAACCTAGCTCTTGTGCAAGTTGCCGGCTATGGGATGCGGCTTAAGGCAAGCCTGCTGAAAAGTGAATTTGAACGGGGAGGTGTGCTGCAAACTTTGCTGCTGCGATACTCACAAGCGCTGTTGAGTTTTGTGTCACAGACTGCTGCTTGCAACCGGCTTCATACCCTAGAGGAACGACTCTCCCGGTGGCTGCTGCTAGTCCAGCACCGGCTACAATCGGACGAGTTGCCGCTCACGCAAGAATATATCTCGCAAATGCTAGGGACACGTCGCTCCGGTGTGACGGTGGCAGCCGGCACCCTTCAACAGGCGGGAATTATCTCCTACAAACGCGGTAAGATTAATATCCTTAACCAAGAGAACTTGGAAGCAACGGCTTGCGAATGTTATCAAGTGATCCAGAGCGAGTTTGCGCGGCTATTGAATCTTGAGCAAGGTTAA
- a CDS encoding metallophosphoesterase has product MSITRRQFLILTSLTGFGLTALGKTLGGHTAQSAAGYAIAANAEEAATIASLRLSRPIFRFVSLADTGTGTRGQYAVAEAMTRYHQQHPFDLAILAGDNIYNSGEIEKIEAVFEKPYQPLLDAGVKFQACLGNHDIATDNGNPQVKYAGFNMSGRYYTFRRDSIQFFALDTNYNADWKTQLPWLEKELSSSDAPWKIVFGHHPVYSAGLHGASKQLKQILTPLFEKYNVRLYINGHDHNYERTRTIKGTTYLTCGAGAGTRPVGHSEVTAHSVSKLSFAAIDIYPTHILLSGIDKNNQIFDQGVIFLKPI; this is encoded by the coding sequence ATGAGCATTACACGCCGTCAGTTTTTAATTTTAACCAGTCTCACCGGCTTTGGGTTAACTGCGCTGGGCAAAACCCTTGGGGGACACACTGCCCAAAGTGCGGCTGGCTATGCCATTGCTGCCAATGCAGAAGAAGCGGCGACAATCGCCTCTCTACGCCTCAGCCGGCCAATTTTTCGCTTTGTTTCCCTGGCAGACACCGGCACCGGCACACGCGGACAATATGCGGTTGCTGAGGCGATGACTCGCTACCATCAGCAACACCCGTTTGATTTAGCGATTCTTGCCGGCGACAATATTTACAATAGTGGTGAAATTGAAAAAATTGAGGCTGTTTTCGAGAAACCCTATCAGCCATTGCTGGATGCAGGAGTGAAATTTCAAGCCTGTCTTGGCAACCACGATATTGCCACCGATAATGGCAACCCCCAAGTGAAATATGCCGGTTTCAATATGTCAGGGCGCTACTATACATTTCGCCGCGATTCCATCCAATTTTTTGCATTAGACACCAATTACAATGCAGATTGGAAAACCCAACTTCCCTGGTTAGAAAAAGAACTGAGCAGCAGCGATGCCCCTTGGAAAATTGTCTTCGGTCATCATCCCGTTTATTCTGCCGGCCTACATGGAGCTAGCAAGCAATTAAAGCAAATCTTAACGCCTTTGTTTGAAAAATATAACGTCCGTCTTTACATCAACGGCCATGATCACAATTATGAACGCACACGGACTATTAAAGGCACAACTTATTTAACTTGCGGTGCCGGCGCAGGAACCAGGCCGGTTGGTCATTCTGAAGTAACGGCCCATTCTGTTAGTAAGCTAAGTTTTGCTGCAATTGATATCTATCCCACTCACATTTTGCTCAGTGGGATAGATAAAAATAATCAAATTTTCGACCAAGGGGTAATTTTCTTGAAACCGATTTAA